Part of the Gordonia crocea genome is shown below.
GTTGGCCCAGTGCTCGATGCGGATCCGACCGAAGATCGGATGGTCGTGGTTGGCGATGTCGCCGACGGCGACGATATCGGGATCGGAGGTCCGCAACCGGGCGTCGACGTCGACCCCGTTGCCGACCGCCAGCCCGGCCTCGCGCGCCAACGCGACCTCGGGTTCGGCGCCGATGCCCACCAGGATGGGGTCGGCCCGCAGCGTCTCGCCGTCGTCGGTGGTCACCGCGCCGGATTCGATGGCCTTGACCCCCACCCCGAGTCGCAGGTCGACGCCGTGGCGGCGGTGCAGGTCGGCGATCACGCCCCCCTGCTCCGCACCGAGCACCCGGGCCAGCGGCACGTCTTCCGGTTCGACGACGGTGACCGCGGTGCCCAGGGTCCGCGCCGCGGCAGCCGCCTCCAGCCCGATCCAGCCGGCGCCGACGACGAGCAGCGACTTTCCCTCGCCGAGGCGTTCGCGCAGCAACTCCGAATCGTCGAGGGTGCGCAGGTATTGGACATCGGGATCGCCCGGGAAGTGCCGCGGCCGCGAGCCGGTGGCGAGCACCACCTTGTCGTAGTCGACCGCGGTGCCGTCGGACAGGTGGACCGCCTTGGCCTCTCGGTCGATTCGCGTGGCAGTGACATCGATGCGCAGGTCGACGTTCTTGTCGTCGTACCACTCCCGGTCGTGGACGAAGACCGAGTCGCGGTCGTCGGAGCCGGCGAGATACCCCTTGGACAAGGGCGGCCGCTCATAGGGCAGGTGGGCCTCGGCCCCGATCAGCACCACCGTGCCGTCGTATCCCTTGTCCCGCAATGCCTCGGCGGCCTTTGCTCCCGCAAGCCCGCCGCCGATGATGACCGTCGTCGCACCCATGTCCTCACCGTACGCCCCGGCGCAACCCCTGACTGTGACGTAACGTCACGGCGCACGATGGAGGTATGAAGGTCTCCGAGGTCGCCGACCTGGCCGACACCACCGTCCGCACGGTCCGCCACTACCACCAACTCGGGCTGCTCGAGATTCCGCCGGTCATCGGCGAGTTGACCGATGTGTTGTCCGATATCGATCAACACATCGAGATCCTGCAGACCAAGCGGACCCGCGTCTCCGCGTTGATCGAGCGTGCGCGGCGCGGCGCGGATGTGTCGCCGCTGCCTGCCGAACTCTCCAGCCTCTATCGGCGCCTCGTGGACCGCATGCCCGACGCGGCCTCCCGCCGGGCCGTCGAATCCGAGCGGGCGATGGCCATCGTGCTCGCCGTGCGCGGGATGCTTCCACCCGCGGTTGCCGATCTGGCCGCGGCATTCGACGAGGTCGACGAAATCGATACCGCCGGCGATCTGCTGCGCCGACTGGCCGCTGTCGGCTTCCCCGAGCTCGACGCGGAGACCGTCGTCGCCGACTGGCTCGACCGGTTCCGGGCCGGGACCGATCCCAACGCGTCAGGAGGCACTCGATGAACCAGATCGATGTCACGGGGCTGGTGAAGCGCTTCGGCGGGTTCACCGCCGTCGCCGGCCTGGACCTCGCGGTCACCCCCGGCCAGGTGCACGGCTTCCTCGGGCCGAACGGCGCCGGGAAGTCGACCACGATCCGCACCCTTCTGGGCCTTTACCGCGCCGACGCCGGCTCGGTCAGCGTGCTCGGTGCCGATCCGGCCCGCAACGCGGCCGCCATCAACCGCCGTCTGTCCTACATCGCCGGCGATGTCGCCTTCTGGCCGAATCTGACCGGGGCGGAAGTCCTCGACGCCCTGGCCGGCCTGCGCGGTGCCCGTCGGCCCGGCGTCGAGGCCGAGCTGATCGAGCGCTTCGGTTTCGACCCGGGCAAGAAGGTGCGCGCCTATTCCAAAGGCAACCGACAGAAACTCGCGCTCATCGCGGCGTTCGCCGCCCCCACCGAGCTGCTGATCCTCGACGAGCCGACCTCGGGCCTCGATCCGCTGATGGAGCGGGTGTTCGGTTCGCTGGTGGCGCAGGCGGCCGCGGACGGGCGTGGGGTCCTGTTGTCCAGTCACATCCTCGCCGAGGTCGATCGGCTCTGTGACTACGTGACCATCATCAAGGACGGCCGGCAGGTCGAGTCGGCACCGCTCGACGCGCTGCGACACCTGTCCGCGACGACGATTCGCGTCGGAGGGGCCCGCATTCCCGACGTGATCGACGACGTCGCCGCGCTCGGCCTGACCCCCTCGGCACCGGAATCGGGGTCCGATGGAATCGGGTGGGATGTTCCGCGAGCCGATGTTCCCCGCGTCCTCGGCATTCTTGCCGCACACGGGGTCATGGACGTGACCTGCGCGCCGGCGAGTCTGGAGGAGCTCTTCCTGCGCCACTACCGGACGCAGGCGCCATGACGACCCACTCCGCGACGGCGGCCGCCGTCCCTCTCGCCGGTTCGGGTGTGCGCGGTCTCGGTCCGCTCCTGCGCCTGACGCTTCGCCGCTATCGCCTGCGGCTCGCGTGCTGGATGGTGCCGATCATCGCGCTGGTCGCGGTAACCGCACCGAGCTACGCCACCACCTACCCCGACCTCGCCTCCCGCGGCCCCCTGGTCGAGAGTCTCCGCGACAACGACGCGACCAAGGTCCTCTACGGTCACCTCCCGCGGCCCGGGACACTCGGCCAGCTGGCGCAGTGGGAGATGGGTACCTATGTGATCGTGTTGACCAGCGTCATGATGCTCACCCTCGTCGTGGCGATGACCCGGGTCGACGAGGATCTGGGCCGATCCGAGACGGTGGCCGCCGCGGGATTGGGCCGGTGGACCCCGACGGCGGCGGTCACCGCCGTGGTCGTGGCGGCCAGCGCGCTGCTCGGCATCGGCGCGGGAGGCGTGTTGGCCCTGCAGGCCATCGGCTCCACCGAGCTGACCCTTGCCGGTGCAACGGTATTCGGCCTGGTCGTCACTCTGACCGGAATCGGCATCGGCGCCACCACCCTGGTGGTGTCCGAGCTGTTCTGGGACGCGTCGTCGACGCGGCGCGCGGCATGGGCGGTGGTCGCGACCGGGTTCGCCGCGCGCGTCGGCGCGGATCTGACGCCCTGGCACTGGTTGCGGGCGATCAGCTGGTTCGGCCTCAAGGACGCCGCGGCGCCGTACACGACGAACGACCCGGCGCCGCTGGTGGGCGCGGCGCTCGTCGCGGCGGCGCTGTTCGCCGCCGCCTTCGCCTTGCATGCCCGCCGCGAATTCGGTGCCGGGCTGCTTGCCCCGCCACCGCACCGCCCGCACCGGCTGGCGTCGGTCTCGTCGTGGGGGCTGGCGTGGCGACTCGGCCGCGATTCGCTGATCCTGTGGTGTGTGCCGGTAGTCGGAATAGCGGCGCTGTTCGGCGGGATGAGCCACGCGCTCATCACCCTGGCCGGGAGCGATTCGGCCACCGGTTCGATGTTCGACGACTTGTCCTCGGCGACGGACCCGGAGCGCCAGTACTTCTCGTTCAGCTATGTCTTCATCGCGGTGCTTCCCATGGTCTACGGCGTGCAGACGATCCTCGGTTCCGTCGCCGACGAGCGGGACGGCCTCCTCGACACCGAGCTGGCCACCGGGGTTCGGCGCACCGCCCCCCTGATGGCGAGGCTGCTCCTCGCCGCCGCAGGCTCGACGGTGCTCCTCGCTGTCGGATCGGCGGTCCAGGCGGTGGTGACCCTCGCGGTCGCCGACGCCGAGGCCGCCCGATGGGCCCTCGCCTATCCCCTGGCCCAACTGCCCGGGGTGGTGGCGGCGGTCGGCCTCGCCGCCGCCGCGGTCGGGTCGCTGCGGCGGCTCCCCGCGCTGGTGTGGGCCGTGGTCGCGTGGAGCGGATTCGTCGCCGTCTTCGCCGACCTGGTCAAACTGCCCGACTGGCTGCGCAGCGCCGCGCTGTTCGGCCACGGTCCCCACGCGGTCAGCGGTGACGTCGGCGGTTGGATGCCGTGGGGCGCAGCGGCCGTACTCGTCGCCATCGCCGTCGGTGGTGCCGCATTCGGCCTGGCGCGCATGACCCGGCGTGACATCGTCGTCGGATAGCCGGGCTGCGGCAGGTAGAACGACTCCGGCCCGCACCACCGAGGTGGTGCGGGCCGGAGGTTGCTCACGCGTACGGGCCGAAGCCCGGGCTATCAGGCGTCAGCCGGCTCCGACGAGGCATCGTCGGCGACCGGGACGAGGCTGATCTTGCCGCGCTCGTCGATGTCGGTGATCTCCACGCGCAGCTTCGAACCGACGTTGACGACGTCCTCGACCTTGTCGATGCGCTTGCCGTTGCCCAGCTTGGAGATGTGCACCAGCCCGTCGCGACCCGGCAGCAGCGAGACGAAGGCACCGAAGGCGGTGGTCTTGACGACCGTGCCCAGGAAGCGCTCGCCGACCTTCGGCAGCTGCGGGTTGGCGATGGCGTTGATCTTGTCGATCGCGGCCTGGGCCGACGGGCCGTCGGTCGCGCCGACGAACACGGTGCCGTCGTCCTCGATCGAGATGTTGGCGCCGGTCTCCTCGGTGATGCCGTTGATCGTCTTGCCCTTGGGGCCGATCAGCTCGCCGATCTTGTCCATCGGGATCTTGACGGTGGTGATCCGCGGCGCGTACGGGCTCATCTCATCCGGCTCGTCGATGGCCTCGGCCATCACGTCGAGGATGGTGAGACGCGCGTCGCGGGCCTGGCTCAGCGCACCGGCCAGCACCTTCGACGGGATGCCGTCGAGCTTCGTGTCGAGCTGCAGCGCGGTGACGAAGTCCTTGGTGCCGGCGACCTTGAAGTCCATGTCGCCGAAGGCGTCCTCGGCTCCGAGGATGTCGGTCAGGGCGACGTAGCGGGTCTCGGTCTTGCCGTCGATGCTGACCTCGTCGGAGACCAGGCCCATCGCGATGCCGGCAACCGGCGCCTTCAGCGGCACGCCGGCGTTGAGCAGCGACAGCGTCGAAGCACACACCGAGCCCATCGAGGTCGAGCCGTTGGAGCCCAACGCCTCGGACACCTGGCGGATCGAGTACGGGAACTCCTCGACGCTGGGCAGCACCGGCACCAGGGCACGCTCGGCGAGCGCGCCGTGGCCGATCTCGCGGCGCTTGGGCGAGCCGACGCGGCCGGTCTCACCGGTCGAGTACGGCGGGAAGTTGTAGTGGTGCATGTAGCGCTTGGAGGTCTCCGGTCCCAGCGAGTCGATCTGCTGGGCCATCTTCATCATGTCCAGCGTGGTGACACCCATGATCTGGGTCTCGCCGCGCTCGAACAGGGCGCTGCCGTGGGCACGCGGGATGACCGCGACCTCGGCCGACAGCGCACGGATGTCGGTGATGCCGCGGCCGTCGATGCGGAAGTGGTCGGTCAGGATG
Proteins encoded:
- a CDS encoding NAD(P)/FAD-dependent oxidoreductase, with protein sequence MGATTVIIGGGLAGAKAAEALRDKGYDGTVVLIGAEAHLPYERPPLSKGYLAGSDDRDSVFVHDREWYDDKNVDLRIDVTATRIDREAKAVHLSDGTAVDYDKVVLATGSRPRHFPGDPDVQYLRTLDDSELLRERLGEGKSLLVVGAGWIGLEAAAAARTLGTAVTVVEPEDVPLARVLGAEQGGVIADLHRRHGVDLRLGVGVKAIESGAVTTDDGETLRADPILVGIGAEPEVALAREAGLAVGNGVDVDARLRTSDPDIVAVGDIANHDHPIFGRIRIEHWANALNQPAVAVANLLGGNEAYTRLPYFYTDQYEFGMEYRGHAAGDDELVVRGSVADLEYLAFWLADGVVRAGMNVNIWDQGDDIAALVQSQRIVDPARLADASIPLADV
- a CDS encoding MerR family DNA-binding transcriptional regulator, which codes for MKVSEVADLADTTVRTVRHYHQLGLLEIPPVIGELTDVLSDIDQHIEILQTKRTRVSALIERARRGADVSPLPAELSSLYRRLVDRMPDAASRRAVESERAMAIVLAVRGMLPPAVADLAAAFDEVDEIDTAGDLLRRLAAVGFPELDAETVVADWLDRFRAGTDPNASGGTR
- a CDS encoding ABC transporter ATP-binding protein, producing MNQIDVTGLVKRFGGFTAVAGLDLAVTPGQVHGFLGPNGAGKSTTIRTLLGLYRADAGSVSVLGADPARNAAAINRRLSYIAGDVAFWPNLTGAEVLDALAGLRGARRPGVEAELIERFGFDPGKKVRAYSKGNRQKLALIAAFAAPTELLILDEPTSGLDPLMERVFGSLVAQAAADGRGVLLSSHILAEVDRLCDYVTIIKDGRQVESAPLDALRHLSATTIRVGGARIPDVIDDVAALGLTPSAPESGSDGIGWDVPRADVPRVLGILAAHGVMDVTCAPASLEELFLRHYRTQAP
- a CDS encoding Tat pathway signal protein translates to MTTHSATAAAVPLAGSGVRGLGPLLRLTLRRYRLRLACWMVPIIALVAVTAPSYATTYPDLASRGPLVESLRDNDATKVLYGHLPRPGTLGQLAQWEMGTYVIVLTSVMMLTLVVAMTRVDEDLGRSETVAAAGLGRWTPTAAVTAVVVAASALLGIGAGGVLALQAIGSTELTLAGATVFGLVVTLTGIGIGATTLVVSELFWDASSTRRAAWAVVATGFAARVGADLTPWHWLRAISWFGLKDAAAPYTTNDPAPLVGAALVAAALFAAAFALHARREFGAGLLAPPPHRPHRLASVSSWGLAWRLGRDSLILWCVPVVGIAALFGGMSHALITLAGSDSATGSMFDDLSSATDPERQYFSFSYVFIAVLPMVYGVQTILGSVADERDGLLDTELATGVRRTAPLMARLLLAAAGSTVLLAVGSAVQAVVTLAVADAEAARWALAYPLAQLPGVVAAVGLAAAAVGSLRRLPALVWAVVAWSGFVAVFADLVKLPDWLRSAALFGHGPHAVSGDVGGWMPWGAAAVLVAIAVGGAAFGLARMTRRDIVVG
- a CDS encoding polyribonucleotide nucleotidyltransferase, encoding MSDTTDVYEDDVTEATAIIDNGSFGTRTIRFETGRLAQQAAGAVVAYLDEETMILSTTSASKAPKDHFDFFPLTVDVEERMYAAGRIPGSFFRREGRPSTDAILTCRLIDRPLRPSFVDGLRNEIQVIETILSLNPNDLYDVVAINAASASTQIAGLPFSGPVGGVRVALIPTDENKAGQWVAFPTVEQLGGAVFDMVVAGRITSGSGDTADVAIMMVEAEATENVLEIIAGGAQAPTEEIVAEGLEAAKPFIARLCEAQKRLADAASKETGEFPLFPPYESDVYEAVEAAGSDKLAQILTIAGKQERDNSTDELKAELLEQLGAQFEGREKEIGAAYRSLTKKLVRQRILTDHFRIDGRGITDIRALSAEVAVIPRAHGSALFERGETQIMGVTTLDMMKMAQQIDSLGPETSKRYMHHYNFPPYSTGETGRVGSPKRREIGHGALAERALVPVLPSVEEFPYSIRQVSEALGSNGSTSMGSVCASTLSLLNAGVPLKAPVAGIAMGLVSDEVSIDGKTETRYVALTDILGAEDAFGDMDFKVAGTKDFVTALQLDTKLDGIPSKVLAGALSQARDARLTILDVMAEAIDEPDEMSPYAPRITTVKIPMDKIGELIGPKGKTINGITEETGANISIEDDGTVFVGATDGPSAQAAIDKINAIANPQLPKVGERFLGTVVKTTAFGAFVSLLPGRDGLVHISKLGNGKRIDKVEDVVNVGSKLRVEITDIDERGKISLVPVADDASSEPADA